The following proteins come from a genomic window of Brevibacillus antibioticus:
- a CDS encoding GNAT family N-acetyltransferase has product MYVTTDRLIIRSFELEDWSTVLEYTANISVMKYIPEGVYNKETVKELIKKNIGEQAQNFPVVLKDNGKLIGHIVFHKYFGEHTYEIGWVFNPSFHNQGYASEAALAILKYGFEELNLHRIIATCQPENFPSYRVMEKIGMRREGYFKKCIPHENEWWDEYYYAILREEWN; this is encoded by the coding sequence ATGTATGTAACTACGGATAGATTGATAATCCGAAGTTTTGAATTAGAGGATTGGTCAACAGTTCTAGAATATACTGCGAACATAAGTGTTATGAAATATATACCTGAAGGGGTTTATAACAAAGAGACAGTCAAAGAATTAATAAAGAAAAACATCGGCGAACAAGCCCAAAATTTCCCTGTTGTATTAAAGGATAATGGAAAGCTTATAGGTCATATTGTTTTTCATAAATATTTTGGTGAGCATACATATGAAATTGGGTGGGTGTTCAATCCCAGCTTTCACAATCAAGGTTACGCTTCTGAAGCAGCATTAGCCATATTGAAATATGGATTCGAGGAACTAAATTTACATCGAATAATTGCAACTTGTCAGCCAGAGAATTTTCCATCATATCGGGTTATGGAGAAGATTGGAATGAGACGAGAAGGTTATTTCAAGAAATGTATTCCCCATGAAAATGAATGGTGGGATGAATATTACTACGCTATTTTGAGGGAAGAGTGGAACTAA
- a CDS encoding methyltransferase domain-containing protein, producing MTIYSCKQCKFRYDEWLGDTKNGVPPGVPFPHLAGSVCTDCGMNAEGRHLPLPETKYTNVEATYYDQFAGKASIAFYRNWLLREVEQSPVSVLELGVGTGRIAIELARNGLSVCGIDWSPDMLAMATKKKRRILKGKEELLELVEQNMWELELDRPFTHVLLPEGIFQQATCRDKQRQLLSIIHDYITEDGTVAIDLLLPPVKNQWETMQRKFVFPDRMVYQKVEGETSLLDQKFRYTLTYETFLDQIEQPRYRVEREMALLLPTELELLLEGSGFRVIYSRENVFHKQDFEPSQADEGYDMDRWQHGGYPFAEPAGTPGEATRWTILAKKISSTTL from the coding sequence ATGACAATTTACAGTTGCAAACAATGCAAGTTCCGTTACGACGAGTGGCTAGGTGATACGAAAAATGGCGTCCCGCCCGGAGTGCCTTTTCCTCATTTAGCGGGTTCTGTGTGTACCGATTGTGGGATGAACGCAGAAGGACGGCACTTGCCGCTTCCTGAAACCAAGTACACGAACGTAGAAGCTACGTATTACGATCAGTTTGCCGGGAAGGCCAGCATCGCTTTTTATCGAAACTGGTTGCTAAGAGAAGTGGAGCAATCACCTGTCTCCGTGCTAGAGCTGGGTGTTGGAACAGGGAGAATTGCCATTGAGCTGGCACGGAATGGCTTGTCCGTCTGCGGGATCGATTGGAGCCCGGATATGCTTGCGATGGCCACCAAAAAGAAACGGCGCATATTAAAAGGGAAAGAAGAACTGCTGGAGCTAGTAGAACAAAATATGTGGGAGCTGGAGCTAGATCGGCCATTTACGCATGTGCTACTTCCGGAAGGGATTTTTCAGCAGGCCACCTGTAGAGACAAGCAACGTCAATTGCTTTCGATCATCCACGATTACATAACGGAGGACGGAACAGTGGCAATTGACTTACTGTTGCCGCCAGTCAAAAATCAATGGGAAACGATGCAACGCAAATTCGTTTTCCCGGATCGCATGGTGTATCAAAAGGTGGAGGGGGAAACCTCACTCTTGGATCAAAAGTTCCGATACACGCTTACTTATGAGACTTTTCTTGACCAGATTGAGCAGCCGAGGTATCGCGTAGAGCGCGAGATGGCATTGCTTTTGCCTACAGAGCTTGAGCTGTTATTGGAAGGATCAGGCTTTCGGGTCATCTATAGCAGAGAGAATGTATTCCACAAGCAAGACTTCGAGCCGAGTCAAGCGGACGAAGGCTATGATATGGATCGTTGGCAGCATGGTGGGTATCCATTCGCGGAACCTGCAGGAACACCGGGTGAAGCTACTCGCTGGACAATATTGGCGAAAAAAATTTCTTCAACGACTTTGTAA
- a CDS encoding GNAT family N-acetyltransferase has product MIKVNSVDSCLHPLTISDIPGLIALSDSVGWDYDEAEIHTILSIGTVFGHKDANGTLLSCAAIIPYDDKLASIGMVIVHPSSQGNGFGRQLMQACMTSVSTDTTIMLIATPEGEPLYKNLRFQTVDRIRKFIAERFVPVAPLQNETNDEFVIMPMELGDFPSVVELDNAALGSRRSHFLETRMRQATTCLVAKNRSGNIIGYGFAVQGPVNLIAGPIVAENDIMAEHLLYMLTQHHTGRVRIDVPDEQAAFHTYLEHNGFTQVSHPPVMVANTDSLPRRAGTYWAIGAQIYG; this is encoded by the coding sequence ATGATCAAAGTGAACAGCGTTGACTCTTGCTTGCATCCCTTAACGATATCGGATATTCCTGGACTCATTGCCTTATCTGATTCCGTAGGCTGGGATTACGACGAAGCGGAAATTCACACAATTCTGTCTATCGGCACCGTATTCGGTCACAAAGACGCAAATGGTACCCTACTTTCATGTGCGGCTATCATCCCGTATGATGATAAGCTTGCGAGTATCGGTATGGTGATTGTCCATCCCTCGTCACAAGGTAATGGATTTGGACGCCAACTCATGCAGGCGTGCATGACGTCTGTTTCTACCGATACAACGATCATGCTCATTGCAACTCCAGAAGGAGAGCCTTTGTACAAAAATCTCAGGTTCCAAACAGTGGATCGTATTCGAAAGTTTATAGCTGAACGCTTTGTACCTGTAGCACCTCTGCAAAACGAAACCAATGACGAGTTCGTAATCATGCCAATGGAGTTAGGTGATTTCCCGAGCGTGGTTGAATTGGACAATGCAGCATTAGGCAGCAGACGCTCTCATTTTCTCGAAACACGCATGAGACAAGCAACTACTTGTTTGGTAGCCAAAAATCGCTCTGGCAACATCATCGGATATGGCTTCGCCGTTCAAGGCCCGGTCAACCTTATCGCGGGACCAATCGTCGCTGAAAACGACATTATGGCTGAACACCTCCTGTACATGCTGACACAACATCATACCGGACGTGTGCGGATAGACGTACCGGATGAGCAAGCAGCATTTCACACTTATTTGGAGCATAACGGCTTCACACAGGTTTCTCATCCGCCGGTGATGGTTGCAAATACGGATAGCCTGCCACGCCGCGCTGGGACGTACTGGGCGATTGGCGCCCAAATATACGGATAA
- a CDS encoding helix-turn-helix domain-containing protein → MNKSVDILEVIVQQLLEDDRLVKMLIPRLLERLGTRGEPTIEKWLTVNEAAKILNISSDMIYLIVREGTLQAARLGSISSRKPAIRFQLSKLNAWMEAGGVSGSKV, encoded by the coding sequence TTGAACAAATCAGTAGATATTCTCGAAGTAATAGTTCAGCAACTATTAGAGGATGATAGGCTGGTAAAGATGTTGATACCGAGATTACTAGAACGGTTGGGGACGAGAGGCGAGCCTACAATTGAAAAGTGGTTAACTGTTAATGAAGCAGCCAAAATCCTGAATATTTCATCTGACATGATCTACCTTATTGTACGAGAAGGCACATTACAAGCGGCACGACTCGGATCAATAAGCTCTCGAAAACCAGCAATTCGCTTTCAACTAAGTAAATTGAATGCTTGGATGGAAGCTGGAGGGGTTAGTGGATCAAAAGTGTGA
- the hemW gene encoding radical SAM family heme chaperone HemW, producing MMPQSVYIHIPFCTNKCYYCDFNSFVTNNPQLIWDYLDALKSEMEITFSQQPIEQVKTIFVGGGTPTFLDHAQMRAFLEIVQKQLGKYWVDDIEFSMEANPGTTDVEKLRIMRELGVNRLSFGVQSFDDALLKRLGRIHDQEAVYRSIDNAKKVGFDNFSIDLMFGLPDQTLDIFRQTLDKAFGLGTTHFSAYSLKVEENTLFHTLYQKDQLPLPSEETELEMYMVLIEEMERHGYKQYEISNFAKPGFESKHNKTYWLNREYYGVGAGAHGYVCGHRHVNAGPLAIYMQKCKEGLPRVEQFEVPREDAMEEQMILGLRLREGVDLSAFASRFGATVHDVFGTIIEDEIAKGMLEEQGGFLKLTKQGLPLGNEVFARFLR from the coding sequence ATGATGCCACAATCGGTTTACATTCACATTCCCTTTTGTACGAATAAATGCTACTACTGTGACTTTAACTCATTTGTGACGAACAATCCTCAGCTCATTTGGGATTATTTAGACGCATTGAAAAGCGAAATGGAGATTACCTTTAGCCAGCAACCGATCGAGCAGGTGAAAACAATTTTTGTCGGCGGAGGGACGCCTACGTTTCTCGATCATGCCCAAATGCGCGCGTTTTTGGAAATCGTACAAAAGCAATTGGGCAAGTACTGGGTGGATGATATCGAATTTTCGATGGAAGCGAATCCGGGAACGACAGACGTGGAAAAGCTGCGAATTATGCGTGAGCTGGGTGTCAATCGTCTGAGCTTTGGTGTGCAGTCCTTTGACGACGCGCTCTTAAAGCGACTGGGACGAATCCACGACCAGGAAGCTGTGTACCGCAGTATCGATAATGCGAAAAAAGTAGGCTTCGACAACTTTAGCATCGACCTGATGTTTGGATTGCCGGATCAGACACTAGACATTTTCCGTCAGACGTTGGACAAGGCGTTTGGGCTAGGTACCACCCATTTCTCTGCCTACAGTCTCAAGGTGGAGGAGAACACGCTGTTCCACACGCTCTACCAGAAGGATCAGCTGCCACTGCCATCTGAAGAGACAGAGCTTGAGATGTACATGGTATTAATAGAAGAGATGGAGCGTCACGGGTACAAGCAGTATGAAATCAGCAATTTTGCAAAACCGGGCTTCGAGAGCAAACATAATAAAACCTATTGGCTCAATCGTGAATACTATGGGGTGGGTGCAGGTGCCCACGGCTATGTGTGCGGCCATCGACACGTGAATGCTGGCCCGCTTGCCATTTACATGCAGAAGTGCAAGGAAGGGCTGCCGCGTGTAGAACAATTCGAGGTACCGCGCGAGGATGCTATGGAGGAACAAATGATTTTGGGACTGCGTTTGAGAGAAGGAGTTGACCTTTCAGCGTTTGCCTCCCGCTTTGGCGCAACTGTTCATGACGTTTTTGGGACAATAATAGAAGATGAGATTGCCAAAGGAATGCTGGAAGAACAGGGCGGGTTTTTGAAGCTGACGAAACAGGGGCTTCCGCTCGGAAATGAGGTATTTGCGCGCTTTCTGCGTTAA
- the lepA gene encoding translation elongation factor 4: MDRRERQKRIRNFSIIAHIDHGKSTLADRILELTGALTAREMEAQFLDTMELEKERGITIKLNAVRLNYKADDGEEYILHLIDTPGHVDFTYEVSRSLAACEGAILVVDAAQGIEAQTLANVYLALDSNLEIIPVVNKIDLPSAEPERVKQEVEDVIGLDASDAVLTSAKAGIGIKEVLEAVVQKVPAPEGDPDAPLQALIFDSYFDAYRGVIASIRVINGTLKKGMKIKMMATGKSFEVTEIGTSTPRQTQVEELTVGDVGYVAASIKTVGDTSVGDTITDANRPASEPLPGYRKINPMVFCGLYPIETNEYNDLRDALEKLQLNDASLQFEPETSQALGFGFRCGFLGLLHMEIIQERIEREFNINLITTAPSVIYRITKTNGEVFEIDNPSKMPEAQKIEMIEEPYVTATVMVPKEYVGDVMQLCQGKRGEFLDMQYMGETRVQLKYDMPLSEIVYDFFDMLKSGTKGYASFDYELAGYKASKLVKMDILLNSEVVDALSFIVHKDTAYPRGKVICEKLKELIPRQQFEVPIQATIGQKVVARETISALRKNVLAKCYGGDISRKRKLLEKQKEGKKRMKSVGSVEVPQEAFMAVLRMDDKK, encoded by the coding sequence ATGGATCGTCGTGAAAGACAAAAAAGGATACGAAATTTTTCCATCATCGCCCACATTGACCATGGAAAGTCGACGCTGGCAGACCGCATTTTGGAGCTGACCGGTGCTTTGACTGCACGTGAGATGGAAGCCCAGTTTCTTGACACGATGGAGCTGGAAAAAGAGCGCGGGATTACGATTAAGCTCAATGCCGTGCGTTTGAACTATAAAGCAGATGACGGTGAGGAATACATTCTCCACCTGATTGACACCCCTGGACACGTCGACTTTACGTATGAAGTATCCCGCAGCTTGGCTGCCTGTGAAGGGGCTATTCTCGTCGTGGATGCGGCACAAGGGATCGAAGCCCAGACATTGGCTAACGTGTATTTAGCGTTGGACAGCAACCTGGAGATCATCCCGGTTGTCAACAAAATCGACCTGCCGAGTGCAGAGCCTGAGCGCGTGAAGCAAGAGGTTGAGGACGTGATTGGTCTGGATGCCAGCGATGCGGTTCTGACTTCTGCCAAAGCGGGTATCGGGATTAAAGAAGTACTGGAAGCCGTTGTGCAAAAAGTACCTGCTCCAGAGGGAGACCCGGATGCACCTCTCCAAGCTTTGATTTTCGACTCCTATTTTGATGCGTACCGCGGCGTTATTGCCTCCATCCGTGTCATCAACGGAACCTTGAAAAAGGGTATGAAAATCAAAATGATGGCGACTGGAAAGTCTTTCGAGGTAACCGAAATCGGTACATCGACTCCACGTCAAACGCAAGTAGAAGAATTAACGGTTGGCGATGTAGGCTACGTAGCTGCTTCCATTAAAACAGTGGGAGACACCAGTGTGGGGGATACCATTACAGATGCGAATCGCCCTGCTTCTGAACCGTTACCTGGTTACCGCAAGATCAACCCGATGGTTTTCTGCGGATTGTATCCAATCGAAACGAACGAGTACAACGATCTACGCGATGCATTGGAAAAGCTCCAGCTAAACGATGCGTCTTTGCAGTTTGAACCGGAGACTTCCCAAGCACTTGGCTTTGGTTTCCGTTGTGGATTCTTGGGACTTCTGCACATGGAGATCATCCAGGAGCGGATCGAACGGGAATTCAACATTAACTTGATTACGACCGCGCCGAGCGTTATTTACCGCATTACCAAAACGAACGGCGAAGTATTCGAAATCGACAACCCGTCCAAAATGCCGGAAGCACAAAAGATCGAGATGATCGAGGAACCTTACGTTACAGCGACAGTTATGGTGCCGAAAGAATACGTCGGTGATGTTATGCAGTTGTGCCAAGGTAAACGCGGTGAGTTTCTTGACATGCAGTATATGGGTGAGACCCGTGTGCAGCTGAAGTACGACATGCCTTTGTCGGAGATCGTTTACGATTTCTTTGACATGCTGAAGTCGGGTACAAAAGGCTACGCATCCTTTGACTACGAGCTCGCTGGGTACAAAGCTTCCAAGCTGGTGAAAATGGATATTCTCCTCAACAGCGAAGTGGTGGATGCTCTGTCGTTTATCGTACACAAAGACACGGCTTATCCTCGTGGAAAAGTCATCTGCGAAAAGCTGAAGGAACTGATTCCACGTCAGCAATTCGAGGTGCCGATTCAAGCGACCATCGGACAAAAGGTTGTCGCTCGTGAAACGATCAGTGCGTTGCGTAAAAACGTTCTTGCTAAATGTTACGGCGGGGACATCTCGCGTAAGCGCAAACTGCTCGAAAAGCAAAAAGAAGGAAAGAAGCGCATGAAGTCTGTCGGTTCCGTAGAGGTACCACAAGAGGCGTTTATGGCTGTATTGCGCATGGATGATAAGAAGTAG
- a CDS encoding HIT family protein — protein sequence MNPQQADCLGCRLAHGIEETHIVYENEWVACLLDIDPFSEGHMLILPKQHFVDWTDSDEPTMKKVCEAATSLSHALNKLYKPDGITICQNGGAFNELTHFHMHVIPRFHRDGFAWSDPLHEHGAANRLAATRTKVAEVLNDFLGDTAANTKKETENDQSEQR from the coding sequence ATGAATCCACAACAAGCCGATTGTTTGGGCTGTCGATTGGCCCATGGAATCGAAGAAACGCATATCGTGTATGAAAACGAATGGGTGGCGTGCCTCTTGGATATCGATCCGTTTTCGGAAGGTCATATGCTCATCCTCCCGAAGCAGCATTTCGTAGATTGGACAGACTCGGATGAACCAACGATGAAAAAGGTATGCGAAGCAGCCACATCTCTGTCCCACGCCCTTAATAAGTTGTACAAGCCCGATGGCATTACCATTTGTCAAAACGGCGGTGCTTTCAACGAGCTGACTCATTTTCACATGCACGTCATCCCTCGTTTCCATCGTGACGGCTTCGCGTGGAGTGATCCGCTGCATGAGCATGGAGCAGCGAACCGCCTGGCCGCTACACGTACAAAGGTTGCGGAAGTATTAAACGATTTCTTAGGTGATACCGCCGCGAACACAAAGAAAGAAACGGAGAATGATCAAAGTGAACAGCGTTGA
- a CDS encoding RNA polymerase sigma factor yields MTKEECRTILRRIAWNLNNRERKRLRNECPILDDFGRQQSTIGRDDNLFVEELLQQLPNEKERHVIRKIVLEGFTAREVGEDLHMGERGVNQCKNRSLKKLHNYLTTHSV; encoded by the coding sequence TTGACGAAAGAGGAATGCAGGACAATTCTAAGACGCATTGCTTGGAACCTGAACAATCGAGAGAGAAAGAGGCTGCGTAATGAATGCCCGATCCTGGACGACTTTGGCAGGCAGCAGAGTACGATCGGAAGAGATGATAACCTTTTTGTAGAAGAGCTATTACAGCAACTCCCTAATGAAAAGGAAAGGCACGTCATTCGCAAGATCGTATTGGAAGGCTTCACAGCAAGAGAAGTCGGAGAAGACCTACACATGGGAGAAAGAGGGGTGAATCAATGCAAAAATCGGAGCCTGAAGAAACTGCACAATTATCTAACCACGCATTCAGTCTAA
- a CDS encoding ABC transporter ATP-binding protein — translation MNLQVENISVELEKKGILRNVSLEVRSGEFVGLIGPNGSGKSTLLKSIYRVLKPRSGWISLDGDDVYKLTSRQNAQRMAAVRQETSVEFDFSVIEIVNMGRAPHKRLFQSDNAEDVRICEDALQRVGMHTYADRSFFSLSGGEKQRVLIARALVQQAQFLVLDEPTNHLDVRYQLQVMDLLKTLGITVLSSLHDLNIAAMYCDRLYVICEGEIVTSGTPEEVLTPNLIRDVFGVETEVTTHPITGKKHVYFYSEAIRVKPPIQKVMSGAN, via the coding sequence ATGAATTTGCAGGTTGAGAATATATCGGTCGAACTGGAGAAAAAGGGGATCCTGCGCAACGTCAGTCTGGAGGTGCGCTCTGGAGAGTTTGTGGGGCTGATCGGGCCGAATGGCAGTGGGAAGTCCACGTTGCTAAAAAGCATTTATCGCGTACTGAAACCGCGTTCGGGATGGATCTCACTCGATGGCGACGACGTATACAAGCTAACCTCGCGTCAAAACGCTCAGCGAATGGCGGCAGTACGGCAGGAGACCTCTGTCGAATTCGATTTTTCGGTGATCGAAATTGTGAATATGGGACGTGCTCCGCATAAACGGCTGTTTCAGTCCGATAACGCAGAAGACGTTCGAATTTGTGAAGATGCACTACAGCGGGTAGGGATGCATACGTACGCTGATCGTAGCTTTTTCAGTCTATCGGGCGGGGAGAAGCAGCGGGTGCTGATTGCCAGAGCTTTGGTGCAGCAAGCCCAGTTTCTTGTCCTTGATGAGCCGACGAATCATTTGGATGTTCGATACCAGTTGCAGGTCATGGATCTGCTCAAAACGTTGGGAATTACGGTGTTGTCCTCGTTGCATGATCTCAATATCGCAGCGATGTACTGTGATCGGCTGTACGTGATCTGTGAGGGGGAAATCGTTACTTCGGGGACGCCAGAGGAAGTCTTGACACCCAATCTGATCCGAGATGTTTTCGGAGTAGAGACAGAAGTGACGACCCATCCCATTACAGGAAAAAAGCATGTGTATTTCTACTCAGAAGCGATCCGTGTGAAGCCACCTATCCAGAAAGTAATGAGTGGAGCTAATTGA
- a CDS encoding cell wall hydrolase has translation MAYGEPLKRKSQLEDCSSTDLLARIIYAEAEGESEEGKRGVAFVIKNRKDRDSREFGGNTYKGVILKKSQFSAVDRDEMLQPDTSSRSWKDSLDIAKNMSKKDNPIGDCLWFNADWMWEDQYDRVENTYTFPDGSKVHRVVEMHEIGKHVFFRVKGY, from the coding sequence ATGGCATATGGTGAACCTTTAAAACGTAAAAGTCAACTTGAGGACTGCAGTAGTACTGATCTTCTTGCACGAATTATTTACGCAGAAGCAGAAGGAGAGTCCGAAGAAGGCAAACGAGGAGTAGCATTTGTAATTAAAAATCGAAAAGATAGAGATAGTCGAGAATTTGGAGGCAATACCTATAAGGGAGTAATCCTCAAGAAAAGTCAATTTTCCGCTGTAGACCGGGATGAAATGTTACAACCGGACACAAGCAGCCGATCTTGGAAAGATTCTTTGGATATTGCAAAAAACATGTCGAAAAAAGATAACCCTATTGGCGATTGTTTGTGGTTTAATGCTGATTGGATGTGGGAAGACCAGTATGATAGGGTTGAAAATACCTATACTTTCCCTGATGGATCCAAGGTACATCGAGTAGTAGAAATGCATGAAATCGGTAAACATGTGTTTTTCCGTGTGAAAGGTTATTAA
- a CDS encoding group-specific protein, with protein sequence MLRIEMNENEVREIIRDRIHELIKEFDAEKVFWDTTELKKHTCMCWNTIQDRFFFDPRFPKFKVGGKWYFPARETKEFLIKWLHEQ encoded by the coding sequence ATTCTTAGAATCGAGATGAATGAGAATGAAGTAAGAGAAATCATCCGCGATAGAATTCATGAATTGATTAAAGAATTTGATGCAGAAAAAGTGTTCTGGGATACGACGGAACTAAAAAAGCATACGTGTATGTGTTGGAACACCATACAGGATAGGTTCTTCTTTGATCCAAGATTTCCGAAATTTAAAGTTGGTGGGAAATGGTACTTCCCTGCAAGAGAGACGAAAGAGTTTCTGATTAAGTGGTTGCACGAGCAGTGA
- a CDS encoding sigma-70 family RNA polymerase sigma factor encodes MEKLQPTIDAAFEQIMREYGTRVLRLVTFLVKDRSLAEDITQDVFVKVYRHLPRFRQESSVHTWLYRIAVNECKGYLRSWSFRHILPRSWIRQDGELSTESLVLDQAERDQLVAEVLQLPPLYRHVIALHYYADLSIGEVADVLGVTEGTVRTRLHRARQHLRESMGEGRGWEWTKTDGSRT; translated from the coding sequence TTGGAAAAATTGCAGCCAACGATAGATGCTGCATTTGAACAAATCATGAGGGAATATGGGACACGCGTGCTTCGACTCGTCACTTTTCTGGTCAAAGATCGTAGCTTGGCAGAGGATATTACCCAAGATGTATTTGTTAAGGTGTATCGGCATCTTCCCCGCTTTCGGCAGGAGAGCAGTGTACACACGTGGTTATATCGAATCGCGGTTAATGAGTGCAAAGGTTATTTGCGTTCTTGGTCGTTCCGTCATATCCTTCCCCGCTCGTGGATTAGACAGGATGGGGAGCTTTCTACAGAAAGTCTTGTGCTCGATCAAGCCGAGAGGGACCAGCTCGTAGCAGAAGTGTTGCAGCTTCCTCCGCTCTATCGCCACGTGATTGCCCTTCATTACTATGCGGATTTATCCATCGGAGAGGTGGCGGATGTGCTTGGGGTAACGGAAGGAACAGTCAGAACCCGGTTGCATAGGGCCAGACAGCACCTTCGGGAGAGTATGGGAGAGGGGAGGGGCTGGGAATGGACGAAAACCGATGGCTCACGGACTTAA
- the hrcA gene encoding heat-inducible transcriptional repressor HrcA, translating into MLSDRQQMILNAIVDNYIHSAEPVGSRTISKRDDIGFSSATIRNEMSDLEELGYLEQPHTSAGRVPSTKGYRFYVDNLIQPQLLEEAELGKLKQLFAERILHAEQVVEYTAQILSQLTNYTAIVLGPEIFEHRLKHIQIVPLNASQAVAIVVTHTGRVENKLIDLPEGIGAGEIEKLVNLLNAKLTDVPLWQLRQRLYQEISGEMQRHTEQYEEILQLLNNSLTQEEERVYLRGATKILNQPEFRDVDKVKDILELLEQHDQLLNVIGMQGDGLTVRIGQENQLDAIKQCSIITTSYSLGGKPVGMVGILGPTRMEYGKVITVLNHLAEDLSRMLTSQFEK; encoded by the coding sequence ATGTTATCAGACCGTCAACAAATGATTTTAAATGCGATTGTCGATAATTACATTCATTCTGCCGAACCTGTTGGCTCCCGAACCATTTCCAAACGGGACGACATCGGATTCTCTTCGGCAACGATACGCAACGAGATGTCTGACTTGGAGGAGCTGGGATACTTAGAACAGCCCCACACATCGGCGGGACGTGTTCCTTCTACAAAAGGATACCGCTTCTACGTCGATAACCTGATTCAGCCTCAACTTTTGGAGGAAGCTGAGTTGGGTAAACTAAAACAGTTGTTTGCCGAACGTATTCTCCACGCAGAACAAGTGGTAGAGTACACTGCCCAAATTCTCTCTCAGCTGACAAACTACACGGCGATTGTCTTGGGTCCAGAGATTTTTGAGCATCGGTTAAAACATATTCAAATCGTTCCTCTCAACGCTTCACAGGCTGTCGCGATTGTGGTGACGCATACCGGACGAGTGGAGAACAAGCTGATTGATCTTCCAGAAGGCATTGGTGCCGGGGAAATCGAGAAACTCGTCAATCTGTTGAATGCAAAGCTGACCGATGTTCCGCTATGGCAGCTTCGGCAACGTCTTTATCAAGAGATTTCCGGTGAAATGCAACGTCATACGGAGCAGTATGAAGAAATTCTTCAGCTCCTCAACAACTCACTGACACAAGAAGAAGAACGAGTATACTTACGCGGTGCGACCAAGATCTTGAACCAGCCGGAATTCCGAGACGTGGATAAAGTCAAGGATATACTGGAGCTATTGGAGCAGCACGATCAATTACTGAATGTGATCGGCATGCAGGGTGATGGTTTAACGGTACGCATCGGACAGGAAAATCAGCTAGACGCGATTAAGCAATGCAGTATTATTACCACTTCTTATTCGCTTGGAGGCAAGCCGGTAGGAATGGTGGGGATACTTGGTCCGACGCGAATGGAATACGGCAAGGTCATTACTGTGCTCAACCATTTGGCGGAAGACCTATCGCGCATGCTGACTTCGCAGTTTGAGAAATAA